A portion of the Nitratidesulfovibrio termitidis HI1 genome contains these proteins:
- the lysA gene encoding diaminopimelate decarboxylase: protein MPNVRSTYTDAVGFFGRTTPEELVAAYGSPLYVYSEALLRARCRDMKGLSSHPGFFVNYSAKANTNLSLLRIVREEGLVVDAMSPGEIHVNKAAGFTPDQILYVCNNVSEAELANAVSHGLLVSVDSLSQLDTLGRVNRGGKVMVRFNPGIGAGHHQKVVTAGKATKFGVDPSDASLAELRAILAKHDMTLAGINQHIGSLFLEPDGYVAAAEFLLSVAEKFDTVEVIDFGGGFGIPYRKYEDQPRLDLAATAERFHALISGWSERTGYKGRFYIEPGRYVVAECGLLLGAVHATKNNGPTRYVGTDLGFNVLARPVMYDAHHDIEVYRAGGSPDAALYPQTVVGNICESGDIMAKERQLPAIQEGDILGVLDAGAYGYAMSSTYNQRLRPAEVLIGLDGQPRLIRRREELSDLMALFPDA from the coding sequence ATGCCCAACGTTCGTTCCACGTACACCGATGCGGTCGGCTTCTTCGGCCGGACCACGCCCGAAGAACTGGTGGCCGCCTACGGCAGCCCCCTGTATGTCTACAGCGAGGCCCTGCTGCGCGCACGCTGCCGCGACATGAAGGGGCTGTCGTCGCATCCCGGCTTTTTCGTGAACTATTCGGCCAAGGCCAACACCAACCTGTCCCTGCTGCGCATCGTGCGCGAGGAAGGGCTGGTGGTGGACGCCATGTCGCCCGGCGAAATCCACGTCAACAAGGCCGCCGGGTTCACCCCGGACCAGATCCTGTACGTGTGCAACAACGTGTCCGAGGCGGAACTTGCCAACGCCGTGTCGCACGGGCTTCTGGTGAGCGTGGATTCGCTGTCGCAGCTCGATACCCTGGGCAGGGTGAACCGGGGCGGCAAGGTGATGGTGCGCTTCAACCCGGGCATCGGCGCGGGGCACCACCAGAAGGTGGTCACGGCGGGCAAGGCCACCAAGTTCGGCGTGGACCCCTCAGACGCCTCGCTGGCCGAACTGCGGGCCATTCTGGCCAAGCACGACATGACCCTGGCGGGCATCAACCAGCACATCGGCTCGCTGTTCCTGGAACCGGACGGGTACGTGGCGGCGGCGGAATTCCTGCTGTCCGTGGCGGAAAAATTCGACACCGTGGAAGTCATCGACTTCGGCGGCGGCTTCGGCATTCCCTACCGCAAGTACGAAGACCAGCCCCGGCTGGACCTGGCCGCCACGGCGGAACGTTTTCACGCGCTCATTTCCGGCTGGTCGGAACGCACCGGCTACAAGGGCCGCTTCTACATCGAGCCAGGCCGCTACGTGGTGGCCGAATGCGGGCTGCTGCTGGGCGCCGTGCACGCCACCAAGAACAACGGCCCCACCCGCTACGTGGGCACCGACCTTGGCTTCAACGTGCTGGCCCGCCCGGTGATGTACGACGCGCACCACGACATCGAGGTGTACCGCGCGGGCGGCAGCCCGGACGCGGCCCTGTACCCCCAGACCGTGGTGGGCAACATCTGCGAGAGCGGCGACATCATGGCCAAGGAACGGCAGTTGCCCGCCATTCAGGAAGGCGACATCCTGGGCGTGCTGGATGCCGGGGCCTATGGCTACGCCATGAGTTCCACGTACAACCAGCGGTTGCGCCCCGCCGAGGTGCTGATCGGCCTTGACGGCCAGCCCCGGTTGATTCGCCGCCGGGAAGAGCTTTCGGATCTGATGGCCCTTTTCCCCGATGCGTAG
- a CDS encoding TrmB family transcriptional regulator: protein MELIQALRKFGFTQQESLMYLTLLRHAGQNPHSPHGPMTGYEAAKAAGISRSNAYAALSSLVEKGGAVVASGDTSRYMAVPREELLLNLRRDAEGTLAFLESHLPDTEPDETPYLTVAGLRNTEDKIRNMLHLARLRVYASMHADNVALFRREFDDCVARGLKVVLLSNADPGIAGATFLKNQAGTGHVKLIADTSEVIAGLLEPGVSGRCLYSRNEHLVYLMREAILHEMELIRIRAAMPGTMPGIMPAAGADPLSDN from the coding sequence ATGGAACTCATTCAGGCTTTGCGCAAGTTCGGCTTCACCCAGCAGGAATCGTTGATGTACCTCACCCTGCTGCGGCACGCGGGCCAGAATCCCCATAGTCCCCATGGTCCCATGACCGGGTACGAGGCGGCCAAGGCCGCCGGAATTTCGCGCTCCAACGCCTACGCGGCGTTGTCGAGCCTGGTGGAAAAGGGCGGGGCCGTGGTGGCCAGCGGCGATACCAGCCGGTACATGGCCGTCCCGCGCGAGGAACTGTTGCTGAACCTGCGGCGCGATGCCGAAGGCACGCTGGCATTCCTCGAATCGCACCTGCCGGACACCGAACCGGACGAGACGCCCTATCTGACCGTGGCGGGCCTGCGCAACACCGAGGACAAGATCCGCAACATGCTGCACCTGGCGCGGCTGCGGGTGTACGCATCCATGCACGCGGACAATGTGGCGCTGTTCCGGCGCGAGTTTGACGACTGCGTGGCGCGGGGGCTGAAGGTGGTGCTGCTGTCCAATGCCGATCCGGGCATTGCCGGGGCCACCTTTCTGAAGAACCAGGCAGGCACCGGGCACGTGAAGCTCATTGCCGACACCAGCGAGGTCATTGCCGGCCTGCTGGAACCGGGCGTAAGCGGGCGCTGCCTGTATTCGCGCAACGAGCACCTAGTGTACCTGATGCGCGAGGCCATACTTCACGAAATGGAACTGATCCGTATCCGCGCAGCCATGCCGGGCACCATGCCGGGCATCATGCCTGCCGCCGGGGCGGACCCCCTTTCGGACAATTGA
- a CDS encoding M20 metallopeptidase family protein, producing the protein MESLSDRVRAAAPHIVDLRRRLHRIPEIGFNEVRTAALVAEELAALGLPVRTGIAGTGVTALLGSGRPGPTVMLRADMDALPITEATGLPYASEHPGCMHACGHDMHMAMLLGAARVLAGLAEQNPGALRGRILFLFQPAEEGPGGAAPMIEAGVLDDPKVDVCLGAHVWPEIPAGFVGVKPGPLMAAMDRFELTVLGKGGHAANPHLCVDALETATQVVGALQRVVSRMTSPLEPVILTIGELHAGTAYNVIPGEARMAGTVRAFAPEVRNLWEQRINQVAGGVCAAMGATHRLDFQWCHPAVINDPRAADVVRRAALDAVGADRVMEPAPTMGGEDFSMFLQRVPGCFFFVGCGGPGVAPVHNPAFAPDESCLPVGAEVLCRAAARLCAGWDTPRART; encoded by the coding sequence ATGGAATCCCTTTCCGACCGCGTCCGCGCGGCCGCACCGCACATCGTCGACCTGCGCCGCCGCCTGCACCGCATCCCCGAGATCGGCTTCAACGAGGTGCGCACCGCCGCCCTGGTGGCGGAGGAACTGGCCGCGCTGGGCCTGCCGGTGCGCACCGGCATTGCGGGCACCGGGGTTACCGCCCTGCTCGGTTCCGGGCGGCCCGGCCCCACGGTGATGCTGCGCGCCGACATGGACGCCCTGCCCATCACCGAGGCCACCGGGCTCCCCTATGCTTCCGAGCACCCCGGCTGCATGCACGCCTGCGGGCACGACATGCACATGGCCATGTTGCTGGGCGCGGCGCGGGTGCTTGCCGGTCTGGCGGAGCAGAACCCCGGCGCGCTGCGCGGGCGCATCCTGTTCCTGTTCCAGCCTGCGGAAGAAGGCCCCGGCGGGGCCGCGCCCATGATCGAGGCAGGCGTGCTGGACGATCCCAAGGTGGACGTATGTCTTGGCGCGCACGTCTGGCCGGAGATTCCCGCCGGTTTCGTGGGGGTCAAGCCCGGCCCGCTCATGGCAGCCATGGACCGCTTCGAGCTGACCGTGCTGGGCAAGGGTGGCCATGCCGCCAACCCGCACCTGTGCGTTGACGCGCTGGAAACCGCCACCCAGGTGGTGGGCGCGCTGCAGCGGGTGGTCAGCCGCATGACCAGCCCGCTGGAGCCGGTCATCCTGACCATCGGCGAACTGCACGCGGGCACGGCGTACAACGTCATTCCCGGCGAGGCGCGCATGGCGGGCACGGTGCGGGCCTTTGCGCCCGAGGTGCGCAACCTGTGGGAGCAGCGCATCAACCAGGTGGCGGGCGGCGTGTGCGCGGCCATGGGGGCCACGCATCGGCTGGATTTCCAGTGGTGCCATCCGGCGGTGATCAACGACCCGCGCGCTGCGGACGTGGTGCGTCGGGCCGCGCTGGACGCCGTGGGCGCGGACAGGGTGATGGAACCGGCGCCCACCATGGGCGGCGAGGACTTTTCCATGTTCCTGCAACGGGTACCGGGGTGCTTCTTCTTTGTCGGCTGCGGCGGCCCGGGCGTGGCCCCGGTGCACAACCCGGCCTTTGCCCCGGACGAATCGTGCCTGCCCGTGGGCGCCGAGGTGCTCTGCCGGGCCGCCGCGCGGCTGTGCGCCGGGTGGGATACGCCCCGGGCAAGAACGTAA
- a CDS encoding FKBP-type peptidyl-prolyl cis-trans isomerase: MALKNGDTVRVHYTGTLDDGTEFDSSRDREPLEFTLGEGMLIPGFEKAVLGLGKGQSVKITIPAAEAYGDHVEEMIITVPRDQVPPHIEPEVGLMLQLMTDDGELDVTVTDVTEEHVTLDANHPLAGEDLTFDIELVEIC; the protein is encoded by the coding sequence ATGGCACTCAAGAACGGCGATACCGTCCGCGTTCACTACACCGGCACGCTGGACGACGGCACCGAATTCGATTCCTCGCGCGACCGCGAACCCCTGGAATTCACCCTGGGTGAAGGCATGCTCATCCCCGGCTTCGAAAAGGCCGTGCTGGGCCTTGGCAAGGGCCAGTCGGTGAAGATCACCATTCCCGCCGCCGAAGCTTACGGCGACCACGTGGAAGAAATGATCATCACCGTGCCCCGCGACCAGGTGCCCCCGCACATCGAACCCGAAGTGGGCCTGATGCTGCAGCTCATGACCGACGACGGCGAACTTGATGTCACCGTCACCGACGTCACCGAAGAGCACGTCACCCTCGACGCCAACCATCCCCTGGCTGGCGAAGACCTGACCTTCGACATCGAGCTCGTGGAAATCTGCTAG